Proteins from one Bactrocera neohumeralis isolate Rockhampton chromosome 3, APGP_CSIRO_Bneo_wtdbg2-racon-allhic-juicebox.fasta_v2, whole genome shotgun sequence genomic window:
- the LOC126753534 gene encoding O-acyltransferase like protein-like, which yields MFTTQVNLIIACTLIKLTVASEICVAGVQPEAPASRQALEETVQRTSPLYGLSAISNEYSIRTQCHEHLQLFRDGVRQKLPWALKMFDASASLEPGFTFGNNFWLGNIDVCNAVDQPLTSHTSSHLPHNMKAALLTSVAPFHVDFRIIYLRHNSSWQADPVVIAFGTRVHVGLCVPSSCAEQEIRSLMETYLASDIFVGNALYEMNLQYDYAKDLKLTASTFRRTSFYLCCLFIATTIGLTIAAGMTRSAASTEENNNTKDVVMAQGQSETTAESNTTSEKLQLEKQQPISVSSFIACYDIQANWQHIFKPSKAGHTFAALNGMRFGSASSVTVYHYLMFLFNGTRNKLTLFNYQVHLGNVDVFVDIFFTISGFLQSYNHFRNVRMLEMIRQNNLKQNLVFIGLHIFHRCLRLAPLYFLTIGIADFGAQLIDEVSMYHSEHKMNVNCEKYWWRNVFFIQNFYDHNDMCGLWTWSLACDMQFAVLATVLLFLYVKNPKRTKLCLAGLAVASVMYTYIYGLKLNFDGSLESTFVFLTEIYIHPLARILAYISGGIAGWFFVEQKHLPFTMGKKTQQFMSYLITLVFFGCIFKPPFQTLSPFTSTSILLLERIIFALTCSILIVANAHGCMRWFFRLFETVLFQKFNRVVYAMFLLNPLITYALPGFSQSNLYANLLSMVAESIGVLVVLVIVATVLTLLFETPYQNLSRLLIIQHIKKKLS from the exons ATGTTTACAACAcaagtaaatttaataattgcatGCACATTAATCAAACTAACAGTTGCAAGTGAAATTTGCGTCGCGGGCGTGCAGCCGGAAGCGCCGGCCAGTCGGCAAGCGTTAGAGGAGACAGTTCAACGCACATCGCCGCTTTATGGCTTATCAGCAATCAGTAATGAGTATTCAATTAGAACGCAGTGCCACGAGCACTTGCAGCTCTTCCGCGATGGTGTGAGACAGAAGCTGCCTTGGGCGCTAAAAA TGTTCGACGCCTCGGCCAGCCTTGAGCCGGGCTTCACATTCGGCAATAATTTTTGGCTGGGCAATATTGACGTTTGTAACGCCGTCGATCAGCCGTTGACTTCGCATACGTCATCCCATTTACCACATAACATGAAAGCCGCGCTGCTGACCTCAGTAGCGCCTTTCCACGTCGACTTTCGCATAATTTACCTACGTCACAACTCCAGCTGGCAAGCAGATCCGGTGGTGATTGCATTTGGCACACGGGTGCATGTGGGTCTCTGTGTACCAAGCTCATGTGCGGAGCAAGAAATTCGCAGTCTCATGGAAACGTATTTGGCTAGCGATATCTTTGTCGGCAATGCGTTGTACGAAATGAACTTGCAATATGATTATGCAAAGGATCTAAAGCTGACGGCGTCTACTTTTCGCAGAACTTCATTTTATTTGTGTTGTCTttttattgcaacaacaattggTTTGACCATTGCTGCCGGCATGACGCGGAGCGCAGCGAGCACGGAAGAGAATAATAACACCAAAGATGTTGTTATGGCGCAGGGACAGAGTGAGACTACCGCTGAAAGCAACACTACAAGTGAAAAGTTGCAGCTGGAGAAACAGCAACCCATTAGTGTCTCGAGCTTCATAGCCTGCTATGACATCCAAGCCAATTGGCAGCACATCTTTAAGCCGTCTAAAGCGGGTCACACATTTGCTGCTCTCAATGGCATGCGATTTGGCAGCGCCAGTTCTGTCACCGTGTACCATTATTTAATGTTTCTCTTCAATGGCACACGAAATAAGTTGACGCTCTTCAACTATCAAGTGCACTTGGGAAATGTTGATGTATTTGTGGATATATTTTTTACGATCAG CGGATTCCTACAGTCTTATAATCACTTTCGAAATGTCAGAATGTTGGAGATGATAcgacaaaataatttgaagcaaaactTAGTATTCATAGGACTGCATATATTTCATCGGTGCTTGAG ATTGGCACCTTTATACTTTCTAACTATCGGCATAGCAGATTTTGGCGCACAGCTTATAGATGAAGTATCTATGTATCATAGCGAGCACAAAATGAACGTGAACTGCGAAAAATATTGGTGGCGAAATGTATTCTTCATACAGAATTTCTACGATCACAATGACATGTGTGGACTCTGGACATGGTCGCTGGCGTGTGATATGCAGTTCGCGGTATTGGCCACTGTGTTGCTTTTCCTATATGTCAA AAATCCCAAACGCACCAAATTATGTTTAGCAGGTCTCGCTGTGGCAAGCGTAATGTACACCTACATTTATGGACTCAAATTGAATTTCGATGGCTCTTTGGAGTCAACTTTCGTCTTTCTAACGGAAATCTACATACACCCGTTAGCACGCATTTTGGCTTATATTTCGGGTGGCATCGCTGGTTGGTTCTTCGTTGAGCAGAAGCACTTGCCGTTCACTATGGGCAAGAAGACACAACAGTTTATGAGCTATTTGATAACACTCGTATTCTTCGGCTGTATTTTCAAGCCGCCCTTTCAAACACTTTCGCCGTTTACATCGACCTCGATTCTATTGTTGGAGCGCATCATTTTTGCACTCACATGCAGTATTTTGATTGTGGCCAATGCGCATGGATGCATGCGTTGGTTTTTCCGCTTATTCGAGACGGTATTATTCCAGAAATTCAATAGAGTTGTTTATGCAATGTTTCTGTTGAACCCGTTGATCACATACGCACTGCCGGGTTTTAGTCAATCGAACCTCTATGCCAATCTCTTATCAATG GTTGCTGAATCCATCGGCGTTTTGGTTGTCCTCGTAATAGTTGCCACAGTGCTCACTTTACTCTTCGAAACACCTTACCAAAATTTATCCAGACTGTTGATCATTCAGCATATCAAGAAAAAACTTTCCTaa